The stretch of DNA accagtacaccagtacaccagtacaccagtacaccagtacaccagtacaccagtacaccagtacaccagtacaccagtacaccagtacaccagtacaccagtacaccagtacaccctaaccctaaccctaaccctcaccctaaccctaaccctaaccctcaccctaaccctcaccctcaccctcaccctaaccctgaccctaaccctaaccctaaccctaaccctaaccctaaccctaaccctcaccctaaccctaaccctaaccctaaccctaaccctaaccctaaccctaaccctaaccctaaccctaaccctaaccctaaccctaaccctaaccctaaccctgaCCCTCACCctaccctaaccctaaccctaaccctaaccctaaccctaaccctaaccctaaacctaaccctaaccctaaccatAAGCCTCACCCTAACCGTCAgcctcaccctcaccctaaccctgaccctaaccctaaccctaaccctaaccctaaccctaaccctaaccctaaccctaaccctaaccctaaaCCTAAcgctaaccctaaccctaaacctaaccctcaccctcaccctaaccctaaccctaaccctaaccctaaccctaaccctaaccctaaccctaaccctaaccctaaccctaaccctaaccctaaccctaaccctaaccctaaccctaaccctaaccctaaccctaaccagtacaccagtacaccagtacaccagtacaccgtcacgcccccgtcctgttggagagggtgtcgctgtgcaaggaatcagtggagaaaaaaaccctaaccctaaccctaaccctaaccctaaccctaaccctaaccagtacaccagtacaccagtacaccagtacaccagtacaccagtacaccagtacaccagtacaccagtacaccagtacaccagtacaccagtacaccagtacaccagtacaccagtacaccagtacaccagtacaccagtacaccagtacaccagtacaccagtacaccagtacaccagtacaccagtacaccagtacaccagtacaccagtacaccagtacaccagtacaccagtacaccagtacaccagtacaccagtacaccagtacaccgtcacgcccccgtcctgttggagagggtgtcgctgtgcaaggaatcagtggagaaaaaaaccctaaccctaaccctaaccctaaccctaaccctaaccctaaccctaaccctaaccctaaccctaaccctaaccctaaccctaaccctaaccctaaccctaaccctaaccctaaccctaaccctaaccctaaccctaaccctaaccctaaccctaaccctaaccctaaccctaaccctaaccagtacaccagtacaccagtacaccgtcacgcccccgtcctgttggagagggtgtcgctgtgcaaggaatcagtggagaaaaaaaccctaaccctaaccctaaccctaaccctaaccctaaccctaaccctaaccctaaccctaaccctaaccctaaccctaacgGTAAACGTCCGTCTGCGGGAACAATGTCACATCCGGATCTGTACCGTAGCGCGTtccggcagctgcaccagtACTCTGGGAGAGTGGTTTTCGTCATGCCCATAAGGTGCACGTCAGCATGTTCAATGGCGACCTCTTTTATGACCTCAGCGGAGCATGGTGAATCGATGAGTGCGCGAAAGGAGCTGGAAAGGTGCAACACAGGAGTCAGGGTCCCGCGCTATGTAGGTTGATGCCGTCCGTTGCGTGCATTAGGCCTTTAAGTTGCCCGTCGTGGGGGCTGCTTGGGTCGCCGGACGCAGCCGTATGTTTCGCCGTTGCGTAGAGAACTGTGAAACGCATCCGCACACCTCTTCAGCACTCGCTGGGCATCCACTCAAGGAAGGATGGAAACACGGGAACGACGACAAGCGGCGTGGTGAGCTGGAGGTTCGGAGAATCcgttgcggctgctggcATGCCAGCGAACTCAGCTAGAAGCTTTTTAAGAAtctgcacggcgccgcggctccATCGCGACAGCTCTTGTGATTGATGGCGAAAGGATGACGCTTGCTGAACAGACAAACGAGCgagaaggcgccgctgccgctatcCTGCCGGAGTCTCTCCAGGGGAGACGGCTGAGGAATGGAAGGGTAGCCGTACAGCCTGCGCTCTCTGGTGAGTCCTTGGATTGTCGCAGGGGCTTTCAGCGTAAGCGTTGTTTTCGCCACACACTGAAGTGCACCATTTCGCACCGACGAAGGCTCTGTACGCAGAATTTTTTTTCGCCGAGTTGCCGGCCTGCTATGGAAGCTGCCCACCCTGCCGCGCAACGGCCTACTCCAACCCCCCCCACATGATTTTGCTGCGTGTTTTGGATGACTAGATTTGCGGGAGTCGTTGTAAACCTTCTTGCTAGCAGGGATGCTTTGGGAGCGGCTACAGATTCACTCGCCTGACTCCATCGTCACTGCAGGCAGCTCACATACGGGGGGATTTTCCGGTGATTGCTGTGATGCCGATGCCGTAtcggtgacgctgctgcggccacTGTTCCGTGAGCCTTGCTGTGGAAGAGTCTCTATGTTTTGAGGGTGGAGCTTAGGCCAGCTGGAAAGGTCGACGCTGTGGAAAGGAGCAGGATCGCATGCGGGGAATTTCTTCGGTGCATGAACACCGCGCACGTTTTCACTTTGTGAAACGAGGAGATGCGCCTAGAAGGCTCTTCTTAATGCTCTGCTGTGTTGCGCCAAAGGTAGTGAGCAATACTGGTTTTTCTCCAGACGGAAGCCGCTTGACTGTCCCTGGCTGGGCAACTGAATCCTCAGCATGTCCGTGTCCGACTCTCCTGCACCGTAATTTTGAAACATGGATTCTCCCATATTAACGGACACAGTGTTTCCTCCGTGAAATTTGCACTGATTGGACTGTTCTGTGCTGATGTTACTTTATTCTGAACGTGCTatgtcgccgcggcggagacgTCTACTCCTCTTCCAGAAGGATGCTCGTTGCGAACACCTTACGGCGTAGAATAGAGTGCAGCATGAGCACAGGCATGTGCTGCTAAGCACTCGGCGTCCCTTGTGGTGCATATGGTGGCTCCAGCAAATGTACTTTTTGAGCCGTTCGTGCGCTCTGGCTTTGTGCCACAACccctcgctctttctccgcTTGTCGCTGCCCTATCTATACACACTCAAAAGCTGCCTTAATGCTTGCGGAGATACCACATGGATACGCCCTTCATTGTTGTGGACTCGCGAACAGGTTTTCATGTAGCATCGAGTCACCTGCGATTGTTGAGCGCTGAGGAAAGGAGTAAAAGTGCTTTGGCTGTGTTGTGCAACACGATCTTTCTTCAATGGGCGTGTATTGACGATAATACTACCGATATTGTGTCCAGGagcagctcttcctccttcacTGTTGAGACGCCCTTGAGCAGCGATATGCATGGTGATGTGCAGTACTTTCACTTCAAAAACAGTTTTTTGTGTGTGGTTTTCGCGAAAAGGCGGCACGAACTCTATGAGCGCTATGCGGAGTGCatcgtggaggaggccgtcTGCGGCCGTGCAAGTAAACtgagcgcagcggcgcacatcCAGAGGTGTGCTGAGTCAGTTTTCAAAGATAGCATCCGCGCGTTGTTTGGAGGCGCCGGAGTCAAGGACTATGCAATAGTCACGCAGGGACCGTATGGCTGCTTGAATCTTGGGGGTGGTTTTTTGAGCGAACGGTGCGGCGTTCTCAACGCCCTTGTGCGCCGCACGTTTACTTCTGGAGTGCACGTTGCAGGCAATCTGATGTATTCAGTAATTATTCGCGGTGAGACGGTTTATGCCGTAGCAGCGTGGGGTGTGTCTGTAGAGTGTTTAGAAGTTTTCGGCGATGATGTTCTCTGTTCGTGGGCGTTAACATTATGTAGTGTGACGGCGCATTAGTGCTGTGAAAAAAAATATCGCGACTGATTACTGCGCATTTGTTGCATTCGAAGTTGAGGCGCGTCGGCTCATCTTCGGTGGATATCGTTTTTGAACTCACTGTTGTTACTTCCATGCTAACATCCTATGAATGTACGTGAAGCAATGGACGTGTTgctgctttctttttctgtttATATCGTCTCCTCTCTAATTTACTCTGTGCTTCATCTTTCTCCTTATTCAGCGATTGTAATATATGGGCAGGCGAAAGGATGGACGTCCCAAGCGAAGATTACGATGTGAGCATTATGATACAGGCAATTCACGAGGTTCAAGATGTTTTGACCTCTAGGCAGTTTGCTACTTTTTCTGAAGTGGACACGGAGATCGGCAAGACGCTGAAGCGGTACGAGGCTTTCGGTGACGGTTTCGAGAGATTTCACGTCAACTTGACCAAAGATGCGCTGCAGTCTAACGACTTGCAGAAGAGCCTCAAGGATATGGATAAGCGCTGTCAAGATCGCCTGAGAGACTGCGCGTCTAGCCAGAAGGATCAGATTAATGACATTTTGCCCTTTATACGTAATACATCTTCCATTCTCGTTCACGGGTCGGGTAATTTGCTGGCGCTAACTATTGCCTGCTCCATTCAGGAGCATGAGGGGGTTCGCTTTTATATCTGCGAAGGGCGACCCGCGCGCAAGGGCTATCCCCATGGCTccggcgagcagctgctaGAAAAGGTGCTCGCAACACCGGAAGGTATGCGGCTAAAGGACAAGCTGCATAATTATTGCAGGATCGTGCCTGACAGCGGTGTGAGCTCGGTGATGAACAATGTGGACTTCGTCATTATGGGAGCGTACTGTGTGACAGAGCACGGTGGACTCGTTCACTCCACGGGCTCCCTTCAGATTGCCATAGTGGCCGCCTTCCGTAATGTTCCTTGCTACGTGTTGTGTGAGACTTTCAAGTTTGCGCACATTTTTCCTCTTAGCACTGACGATCTGAAACAGCCGGAGGATGGCGCCGGAGAAGTGGTTCCTTTGGTGGAGTTTGTGCCGCCGTCCATGATCACGCTTATCTTTTCGGAGCAGGGTATCATGCCGCCTTCTGCAGTCGCTGATGAGATGTTCCGTTTTCACACGGCTCCTTCTGCTCCAGGAAAGCGGCGATAAAAGGGCACCTGTTTTGAGCATTATACGTTAAGGTATATGTAGGTGTGCGTTTGTTTCTGTATGTGCTTAGTGGAACGCGCTGACGTAGTGTGCTGGACGTGTTAAAGCAATCTTGCTGATGCTCTCACTGCACTTGCAGAGCCCTACTGCTTTCGGTCAATCTTTCGTTTTGCTGCATTTGCGCAATGGGATACCTGCGTGAAGATTTGCGTGTTTTTGTCTACCTGGAAAAAGAATGGGCCCTCACGTGCATGTTGCGCTTTGAGTATGTCTCTACGTCACCATTTCTCTCTGCTTTCGCTttctgccactgctgcgtgcgtgaAAATCACGCTTTGAAGGGGAAGGTGCATCGTGCTCTTAAGAGAAGGAAAACTACACAAATTTACGATCAAGGTGACATTATGCCTTGTAACTGCCGTCAGGGCACCGCATTGCACAGCCACGTTGGCGACCAACTTGCAAGCGAGGGAGTCTTTGGCCTCGGCGTTCCTATAAATGATGCCGTGGACCTGAGTGCAATCCAACTCTGGAATAGCCGAAATACACCCGCGGAGGCTGGGCGGCTCTTCGACGTGAGCAAATCCGCAAACCAGGAccccatcagcagcgatgatgACCAGGAACTGCTGATTAGCGCTCCGCTTTCGTCTGTGTGCCGTATAAAAGGTGTCTCGTTCGTGGCGCCGGCTAATGAGACCGCACCGTCGCGTGTGAAGATCTTTGTAAACCTCGTGAATGTGGCAGGGTTCAGCTCGGTTCAGCGGCTAGTCCcacaggagcagctgcaacTCGCAGGCGGTGGTTCCGAGGAGCGGATCGTCTACCGAGTGAGTGCAGCCAAGTTCTCTTCGGTTTCCTCGCTCACTTTCTTTTTTGATGAGAGCTTCAATGGTGCTGAGacgaaggtgctgcgcatcgaACTGTTCGGGGAAAACACAGGCAAGACAACGCAGCAACAGGTGGCAACGAATATTGTCTACGAGGGTCGTGGGAATCCTGCCGATCACCAGAGCAGCGAAGAAAAGAAGTTGCTTTTTGAGGTTAGatgagagagaaggaggggtggAGTTTTTGGTGGATGCTTTCGCTGTTTGTATCTTTGCTCTATGATGATGATAGAATGGGCGGTTCACGAAATCAGCGgaggtaaaaaaaaaaatggaagTCCAGTTTCTGGTGTTTTTTCGTGCTGGCGGCAGGAGGACCTGCTCGTGGTTAATCGTTGTATTGGCAGTCGCTTTCTACAGTCTATTGCCCGTAAAGCAGTATATCTattatgtgtgtgtgtgcgtctcacAAGtgctcccttctcttcttgcTCTCATGTTCTTGCTGCTTGTGAAACACGCATAAGTTTGTCGTTAGTCGTTCTATCTTTGTTTTTCATCTCGCTGTTCTTTGGTCTTCTGACTGGCCTGCGCACCCGAAAGGAAAGACCGAAAGAGAAAAGATGCTCCAGCGCCCTGATCATACTCTTCTGCAGGATCCTTCGTATCCGAAGGATATTGAGCAGAAGCTGACGGAGAATGGGCCAGCACAGGCTGGCAAGCAGCTTTTTCAGCCGGATCTCGCCGTTATTGACCCGCAGCTGAGCGAGGCCGTCTCTCTGGGCACAACAATTCTTGCTGTATCGTACAAAGGCGGTGTTGTTCTTGCCGCGGACTCGCGCACTTCGTCCGGCACGTATGTCGTGAATCGTGCCAGCAACAAGCTGACGAAGCTGACCGAGAAGATTTATTGCTGTCGAAGTGGTTCTGCCGCGGATACACAGGCTCTCGCTGAGCGCGTCTCGAACTACCTCGGTAGCTATCAAACGGATATCGGCGCAGACGTGAACGttgccacggcagcgaaTCTGTTTCACAAAATGTGCTACGTGAACAGATGGAACATCTCGGCGGGCATCATCGTCGCTGGGTACGACCCGATCAACGGAGGCTCAGTGTACAGCATCCCATCTGGCGGGTCATGCGTAAAGCTCGACTATGCacttggcggcagcggctccatTTTCCTGTACTCTTTCTTTGATGCCAACTATAAACCGGGTATGTCGAAGGGCGAGTGCGTTGCCTTCTGCCAGCGTGCTGTTGCGCACGCGTACAGCCGCGACGGCTCCAGCGGCGGTCTGATCCGGACGATCACTCTCGACGCtgaagaggcagaggacCTGACGGTCCCGTGGAAACGGTCGCCCTACTGCATGGAGAAGGATCCAAAATATCAGGTGCAGGCCGTGCAGAACCCgcccttcagcagcagcgccaaggTTACCGGAAATCGGATGTCTTCGACAGGGTGAGAGCGGATTCTGTTGCACGAGCCGCGTTATTATCTACGTGctctttcgttttcgttttctttctgtATCTGACGTATGTAGGCGTACTTGCTTCTCTGGCTCTGACGTGTCAAAACCTCTACGGATGGAGTATTGAGACCGTGGCCAAGAGCGGCTGGATGAATGAAGAAAAAGATACCGCAGATCTGGTAAGAAGTCCGATAGTGTGTCGGGTCACATCGGTGGTATATTCACGTGTCTGACTACTCCACAAGCACCTTTGTAcgcgagagagcgaagcaCAACGCCGTCTCTTCTGTACTCGTgattgtgtgtgtatgagaAGTTCGTCATATGCTGTGTGTTTTTCTGGTCATAAAGTGCTTTTTCTGTGTTCGCGATCTGGACCATTTGGAAAGCGAAAATAGCTGCCCCTCCTTAATGCTTTTTTCACTCCGCTTCTCCATGGCCGCTCCCCCTTCGATCTCCGTGCTGAGCTCTTATTTTCTTGTTTTGATAGCTCAAGTTCAGTAGCGCAGCATTTGCGTGCGGTAGGGATGAGAGGGCAGCTCGTGCAAaaaggcgcggcggcgctctaCGCTGGTCCAAAGATCGCCTCCTACACAGATGCGTGCGAAGCCC from Leishmania infantum JPCM5 genome chromosome 12 encodes:
- a CDS encoding putative translation initiation factor EIF-2b alpha subunit, producing the protein MDVPSEDYDVSIMIQAIHEVQDVLTSRQFATFSEVDTEIGKTLKRYEAFGDGFERFHVNLTKDALQSNDLQKSLKDMDKRCQDRLRDCASSQKDQINDILPFIRNTSSILVHGSGNLLALTIACSIQEHEGVRFYICEGRPARKGYPHGSGEQLLEKVLATPEGMRLKDKLHNYCRIVPDSGVSSVMNNVDFVIMGAYCVTEHGGLVHSTGSLQIAIVAAFRNVPCYVLCETFKFAHIFPLSTDDLKQPEDGAGEVVPLVEFVPPSMITLIFSEQGIMPPSAVADEMFRFHTAPSAPGKRR
- a CDS encoding putative proteasome beta-1 subunit; the protein is MLQRPDHTLLQDPSYPKDIEQKLTENGPAQAGKQLFQPDLAVIDPQLSEAVSLGTTILAVSYKGGVVLAADSRTSSGTYVVNRASNKLTKLTEKIYCCRSGSAADTQALAERVSNYLGSYQTDIGADVNVATAANLFHKMCYVNRWNISAGIIVAGYDPINGGSVYSIPSGGSCVKLDYALGGSGSIFLYSFFDANYKPGMSKGECVAFCQRAVAHAYSRDGSSGGLIRTITLDAEEAEDLTVPWKRSPYCMEKDPKYQVQAVQNPPFSSSAKVTGNRMSSTG